In the Haloferula helveola genome, one interval contains:
- a CDS encoding RluA family pseudouridine synthase — protein sequence MLVHPGRDPEPPEQIVMKRLRDQLGRRVYPVHRLDRPTSGVLLLALDKKTAAAAQQAFETRRVEKRYHAVVVGEVPDHWECETPLRRNPEDDLLPARTSFRRLTVRERGSFSSDPELMLSLIEAIPATGRFHQIRRHLLDRGQSIVGDYRYAGIETSDRLGATLGTGTRMLLQAKCLELTHPRTGEPLRIEAPVDPEFAKCFPALQTSGM from the coding sequence ATGCTGGTGCATCCGGGCCGCGATCCGGAACCTCCGGAACAGATCGTCATGAAGCGACTGCGCGACCAGCTCGGGCGCCGCGTGTATCCCGTTCACCGCCTCGATCGCCCGACCTCCGGCGTGCTCTTGCTCGCACTCGACAAGAAGACCGCCGCCGCTGCCCAGCAAGCCTTCGAGACGCGCCGGGTCGAGAAGCGTTACCATGCGGTCGTGGTGGGTGAGGTTCCCGACCACTGGGAGTGCGAGACGCCATTGCGAAGGAACCCGGAGGACGACCTCCTGCCTGCCCGAACGTCGTTCCGCCGGCTCACGGTGCGTGAGCGGGGTTCCTTTTCCAGCGACCCCGAGTTGATGCTCTCTCTGATCGAGGCGATCCCTGCAACCGGGCGGTTCCACCAGATCCGCCGTCATCTGTTGGATCGCGGACAGTCGATCGTCGGCGACTACCGCTACGCCGGCATCGAGACCAGCGACCGCCTCGGCGCCACCCTCGGCACCGGCACCCGCATGCTGTTGCAGGCGAAGTGTCTGGAACTGACGCATCCCCGCACCGGCGAACCGCTGCGGATCGAGGCTCCGGTCGATCCGGAGTTCGCGAAGTGTTTCCCAGCTCTGCAGACGAGCGGCATGTGA